The genomic interval TAGCCGGCGAAGACATCTCCCCTGTCCAGCATCAGACCTCCCGATCGTCTGCCGAATGATAGCTACGACGGGCGGGATACGGGCCGGTTCAGTTGCTGTTGCGGCGGGCGATGGAGCCGAGGACGGTGAGATCCAGATCACCGGAGGCTTCGGTCCAGCCCATGGCGCGCAGATCCTGCGGTGTGTCGACACCGAGCGCGTCGTGCAGGCCGAAGGCGACGGAACGAGCGAATTCGACCAGCCCGTTCCAGGACAGCGGCCAGAACAGGATGCGATGCCAGTTGTCGATTTCGCGCCGCATGATGGGCTCTTCCCAACCCATATCCCGCAGTGAGTCGGCGGCGTCGAGCGAAATGGGCTGGGCGAGGAATTGATTGCCCGCCAGCTCGGCGGAGAGTTTGATGTCGTATTGCACGAACTGGACGTATCGGTTGCCGGGGGCGGCGATGATCAGGGTGGCCCGCGACGGCAGCTTCGAGAGGCATTGTGCCAGTTCCTGCACGAATTCTTCCCAATTCGTGGTCA from Nocardia goodfellowii carries:
- a CDS encoding TY-Chap domain-containing protein, which produces MTTNWEEFVQELAQCLSKLPSRATLIIAAPGNRYVQFVQYDIKLSAELAGNQFLAQPISLDAADSLRDMGWEEPIMRREIDNWHRILFWPLSWNGLVEFARSVAFGLHDALGVDTPQDLRAMGWTEASGDLDLTVLGSIARRNSN